One segment of Urocitellus parryii isolate mUroPar1 chromosome 5, mUroPar1.hap1, whole genome shotgun sequence DNA contains the following:
- the Csdc2 gene encoding cold shock domain-containing protein C2, with translation MTSEPTSPPVVPPLHSPKSPVWPTFPFHREGSRVWERGGVASRDLPSPLPTKRTRTYSATARASAGPVFKGVCKQFSRSQGHGFITPENGSEDIFVHVSDIEGEYVPVEGDEVTYKMCPIPPKNQKFQAVEVVLTQLAPHTPHETWSGQVVGS, from the exons ATGACATCGGAGCCCACGTCGCCTCCTGTGGTGCCCCCACTCCACTCCCCCAAGTCCCCTGTCTGGCCTACCTTCCCTTTCCACAGGGAGGGCAGCAGGGTCTGGGAACGAGGCGGAGTCGCTTCTCGGGACCTGCCCAGCCCTCTGCCGACCAAACGGACGAGGACATATTCAGC GACAGCCCGGGCCTCTGCCGGCCCTGTGTTCAAGGGCGTCTGTAAGCAGTTCTCACGCTCGCAGGGCCACGGCTTCATCACCCCCGAGAACGGATCGGAGGACATCTTCGTGCATGTATCTGA CATTGAGGGAGAGTATGTGCCCGTGGAAGGCGACGAGGTGACCTACAAGATGTGCCCCATCCCACCCAAGAACCAGAAGTTCCAGGCCGTGGAGGTGGTGCTCACCCAGCTGGCCCCCCACACCCCCCATGAGACGTGGTCTGGCCAGGTCGTGGGCTCCTAG
- the Polr3h gene encoding DNA-directed RNA polymerase III subunit RPC8 isoform X3, which translates to MFVLVEMVDTVRIPPWQFERKLNDSIAEELNKKLANKVVYNVGLCICLFDITKLEDAYVFPGDGASHTKVHFRYVVFHPFLDEILIGKIKGCSPEGVHVSLGFFDDILIPPESLQQPAKFDEAEQVWVWEYETEEGAHDLYMDTGEEIRFRVVDESFVDTSPTGPSSAETTSSSEELPKKEAPYTLVVRGFDGAAGITGRQESPVCSDGRLPGSSAIGPALQQVRDQAPLVWSWPATSPQNRNPCFSRLGQRSQSCQEYWRGWAGLVPCLQGSMLHKPPGLQGRNKPRREEWPGGCSLCTYLEARPHELSAFLAGLDYRWLRRVGLGVRTGA; encoded by the exons ATGTTCGTCCTGGTGGAGATGGTGGACACCGTGCGAATCCCCCCGTGGCAGTTTGAGAGGAAGCTCAACGACTCTATTGCCGAGGAGCTGAACAAGAAATTGGCCAACAAG gtTGTGTACAACGTGGGACTCTGCATCTGTCTGTTTGATATCACCAAGCTGGAGGATGCCTATGTGTTCCCAGGGGATGGCGCTTCACATACCAAAG TACATTTTCGCTATGTGGTGTTCCACCCATTCCTGGATGAGATTTTGATTGGGAAGATCAAGGGCTGCAGCCCAGAGGGAGTGCATG TCTCTCTAGGGTTCTTTGATGACATTCTCATTCCCCCAGAGTCACTGCAGCAGCCTGCCAAGTT TGATGAAGCAGAACAGGTGTGGGTGTGGGAGTATGAGACGGAGGAGGGAGCACACGACCTGTACATGGACACTGGTGAGGAGATCCGCTTCCGAGTGGTGGATGAGAGCTTTGTGGACACGTCTCCTACAGGGCCCAGCTCTGCGGAGACCACATCTTCCAGTGAGGAGTTGCCAAAGAAGGAGGCTCCATACACACTTGTGGTGAGAGGTTTTGATGGTGCAGCAGGAATCACTGGGAGGCAGGAGAGCCCAGTGTGCAGTGATGGGCGGCTCCCTGGAAGTTCTGCTATAGGACCTGCTCTCCAGCAGGTCAGGGACCAGGCCCCTCTTGTGTGGTCTTGGCCAGCCACTTCTCCCCAAAATCGAAATCCCTGTTTCTCAAGGCTAGGGCAGCGGAGCCAAAGTTGCCAGGAATATTGGAGAGGTTGGGCAGGATTAGTGCCTTGCCTGCAAGGGTCCATGCTGCACAAGCCACCGGGGCTGCAGGGAAGAAACAAGCCAAGGAGGGAAGAGTGGCCCGGGGGCTGCTCCCTCTGTACATATTTGGAGGCCAGGCCTCATGAACTGTCAGCTTTTCTGGCAGGACTAGACTACAGATGGCTTAGGAGGGTGGGCCTGGGGGTGAGGACCGGTGCTTGA
- the Polr3h gene encoding DNA-directed RNA polymerase III subunit RPC8 isoform X5 has translation MFVLVEMVDTVRIPPWQFERKLNDSIAEELNKKLANKVVYNVGLCICLFDITKLEDAYVFPGDGASHTKVHFRYVVFHPFLDEILIGKIKGCSPEGVHVSLGFFDDILIPPESLQQPAKFDEAEQVWVWEYETEEGAHDLYMDTGEEIRFRVVDESFVDTSPTGPSSAETTSSSEELPKKEAPYTLVGSISEPGLGLLSWWTSN, from the exons ATGTTCGTCCTGGTGGAGATGGTGGACACCGTGCGAATCCCCCCGTGGCAGTTTGAGAGGAAGCTCAACGACTCTATTGCCGAGGAGCTGAACAAGAAATTGGCCAACAAG gtTGTGTACAACGTGGGACTCTGCATCTGTCTGTTTGATATCACCAAGCTGGAGGATGCCTATGTGTTCCCAGGGGATGGCGCTTCACATACCAAAG TACATTTTCGCTATGTGGTGTTCCACCCATTCCTGGATGAGATTTTGATTGGGAAGATCAAGGGCTGCAGCCCAGAGGGAGTGCATG TCTCTCTAGGGTTCTTTGATGACATTCTCATTCCCCCAGAGTCACTGCAGCAGCCTGCCAAGTT TGATGAAGCAGAACAGGTGTGGGTGTGGGAGTATGAGACGGAGGAGGGAGCACACGACCTGTACATGGACACTGGTGAGGAGATCCGCTTCCGAGTGGTGGATGAGAGCTTTGTGGACACGTCTCCTACAGGGCCCAGCTCTGCGGAGACCACATCTTCCAGTGAGGAGTTGCCAAAGAAGGAGGCTCCATACACACTTGTG GGATCCATCAGTGAGCCTGGCCTGGGCCTTCTCTCGTGGTGGACCAGCAACTAG
- the Polr3h gene encoding DNA-directed RNA polymerase III subunit RPC8 isoform X6 yields the protein MFVLVEMVDTVRIPPWQFERKLNDSIAEELNKKLANKVVYNVGLCICLFDITKLEDAYVFPGDGASHTKVSLGFFDDILIPPESLQQPAKFDEAEQVWVWEYETEEGAHDLYMDTGEEIRFRVVDESFVDTSPTGPSSAETTSSSEELPKKEAPYTLVGSISEPGLGLLSWWTSN from the exons ATGTTCGTCCTGGTGGAGATGGTGGACACCGTGCGAATCCCCCCGTGGCAGTTTGAGAGGAAGCTCAACGACTCTATTGCCGAGGAGCTGAACAAGAAATTGGCCAACAAG gtTGTGTACAACGTGGGACTCTGCATCTGTCTGTTTGATATCACCAAGCTGGAGGATGCCTATGTGTTCCCAGGGGATGGCGCTTCACATACCAAAG TCTCTCTAGGGTTCTTTGATGACATTCTCATTCCCCCAGAGTCACTGCAGCAGCCTGCCAAGTT TGATGAAGCAGAACAGGTGTGGGTGTGGGAGTATGAGACGGAGGAGGGAGCACACGACCTGTACATGGACACTGGTGAGGAGATCCGCTTCCGAGTGGTGGATGAGAGCTTTGTGGACACGTCTCCTACAGGGCCCAGCTCTGCGGAGACCACATCTTCCAGTGAGGAGTTGCCAAAGAAGGAGGCTCCATACACACTTGTG GGATCCATCAGTGAGCCTGGCCTGGGCCTTCTCTCGTGGTGGACCAGCAACTAG
- the Polr3h gene encoding DNA-directed RNA polymerase III subunit RPC8 isoform X1 produces the protein MIELALEAGSVWSPWGLFFPEPCVLLSFPTLITSCRAPTHFHLKEDTQLACGYEGLQRYSWGTGLHSHVYVYTCTQVVYNVGLCICLFDITKLEDAYVFPGDGASHTKVHFRYVVFHPFLDEILIGKIKGCSPEGVHVSLGFFDDILIPPESLQQPAKFDEAEQVWVWEYETEEGAHDLYMDTGEEIRFRVVDESFVDTSPTGPSSAETTSSSEELPKKEAPYTLVVRGFDGAAGITGRQESPVCSDGRLPGSSAIGPALQQVRDQAPLVWSWPATSPQNRNPCFSRLGQRSQSCQEYWRGWAGLVPCLQGSMLHKPPGLQGRNKPRREEWPGGCSLCTYLEARPHELSAFLAGLDYRWLRRVGLGVRTGA, from the exons ATGATAGAGCTGGCATTGGAGGCTGGATCTGTCTGGTCACCATGGGGCCTGTTCTTTCCAGAGCCCTGTGTCCTTCTGAGCTTCCCTACCCTGATTACCTCCTGCAGAGCCCCAACTCATTTCCATTTAAAAGAGGATACTCAACTTGCTTGTGGTTATGAGGGTCTCCAGAGGTACTCCTGGGGAACTGGACTTCATAGTCAcgtgtatgtgtacacatgcacacaggtTGTGTACAACGTGGGACTCTGCATCTGTCTGTTTGATATCACCAAGCTGGAGGATGCCTATGTGTTCCCAGGGGATGGCGCTTCACATACCAAAG TACATTTTCGCTATGTGGTGTTCCACCCATTCCTGGATGAGATTTTGATTGGGAAGATCAAGGGCTGCAGCCCAGAGGGAGTGCATG TCTCTCTAGGGTTCTTTGATGACATTCTCATTCCCCCAGAGTCACTGCAGCAGCCTGCCAAGTT TGATGAAGCAGAACAGGTGTGGGTGTGGGAGTATGAGACGGAGGAGGGAGCACACGACCTGTACATGGACACTGGTGAGGAGATCCGCTTCCGAGTGGTGGATGAGAGCTTTGTGGACACGTCTCCTACAGGGCCCAGCTCTGCGGAGACCACATCTTCCAGTGAGGAGTTGCCAAAGAAGGAGGCTCCATACACACTTGTGGTGAGAGGTTTTGATGGTGCAGCAGGAATCACTGGGAGGCAGGAGAGCCCAGTGTGCAGTGATGGGCGGCTCCCTGGAAGTTCTGCTATAGGACCTGCTCTCCAGCAGGTCAGGGACCAGGCCCCTCTTGTGTGGTCTTGGCCAGCCACTTCTCCCCAAAATCGAAATCCCTGTTTCTCAAGGCTAGGGCAGCGGAGCCAAAGTTGCCAGGAATATTGGAGAGGTTGGGCAGGATTAGTGCCTTGCCTGCAAGGGTCCATGCTGCACAAGCCACCGGGGCTGCAGGGAAGAAACAAGCCAAGGAGGGAAGAGTGGCCCGGGGGCTGCTCCCTCTGTACATATTTGGAGGCCAGGCCTCATGAACTGTCAGCTTTTCTGGCAGGACTAGACTACAGATGGCTTAGGAGGGTGGGCCTGGGGGTGAGGACCGGTGCTTGA
- the Polr3h gene encoding DNA-directed RNA polymerase III subunit RPC8 isoform X4 has product MIELALEAGSVWSPWGLFFPEPCVLLSFPTLITSCRAPTHFHLKEDTQLACGYEGLQRYSWGTGLHSHVYVYTCTQVVYNVGLCICLFDITKLEDAYVFPGDGASHTKVHFRYVVFHPFLDEILIGKIKGCSPEGVHVSLGFFDDILIPPESLQQPAKFDEAEQVWVWEYETEEGAHDLYMDTGEEIRFRVVDESFVDTSPTGPSSAETTSSSEELPKKEAPYTLVGSISEPGLGLLSWWTSN; this is encoded by the exons ATGATAGAGCTGGCATTGGAGGCTGGATCTGTCTGGTCACCATGGGGCCTGTTCTTTCCAGAGCCCTGTGTCCTTCTGAGCTTCCCTACCCTGATTACCTCCTGCAGAGCCCCAACTCATTTCCATTTAAAAGAGGATACTCAACTTGCTTGTGGTTATGAGGGTCTCCAGAGGTACTCCTGGGGAACTGGACTTCATAGTCAcgtgtatgtgtacacatgcacacaggtTGTGTACAACGTGGGACTCTGCATCTGTCTGTTTGATATCACCAAGCTGGAGGATGCCTATGTGTTCCCAGGGGATGGCGCTTCACATACCAAAG TACATTTTCGCTATGTGGTGTTCCACCCATTCCTGGATGAGATTTTGATTGGGAAGATCAAGGGCTGCAGCCCAGAGGGAGTGCATG TCTCTCTAGGGTTCTTTGATGACATTCTCATTCCCCCAGAGTCACTGCAGCAGCCTGCCAAGTT TGATGAAGCAGAACAGGTGTGGGTGTGGGAGTATGAGACGGAGGAGGGAGCACACGACCTGTACATGGACACTGGTGAGGAGATCCGCTTCCGAGTGGTGGATGAGAGCTTTGTGGACACGTCTCCTACAGGGCCCAGCTCTGCGGAGACCACATCTTCCAGTGAGGAGTTGCCAAAGAAGGAGGCTCCATACACACTTGTG GGATCCATCAGTGAGCCTGGCCTGGGCCTTCTCTCGTGGTGGACCAGCAACTAG
- the Polr3h gene encoding DNA-directed RNA polymerase III subunit RPC8 isoform X2, with the protein MIELALEAGSVWSPWGLFFPEPCVLLSFPTLITSCRAPTHFHLKEDTQLACGYEGLQRYSWGTGLHSHVYVYTCTQVVYNVGLCICLFDITKLEDAYVFPGDGASHTKVSLGFFDDILIPPESLQQPAKFDEAEQVWVWEYETEEGAHDLYMDTGEEIRFRVVDESFVDTSPTGPSSAETTSSSEELPKKEAPYTLVVRGFDGAAGITGRQESPVCSDGRLPGSSAIGPALQQVRDQAPLVWSWPATSPQNRNPCFSRLGQRSQSCQEYWRGWAGLVPCLQGSMLHKPPGLQGRNKPRREEWPGGCSLCTYLEARPHELSAFLAGLDYRWLRRVGLGVRTGA; encoded by the exons ATGATAGAGCTGGCATTGGAGGCTGGATCTGTCTGGTCACCATGGGGCCTGTTCTTTCCAGAGCCCTGTGTCCTTCTGAGCTTCCCTACCCTGATTACCTCCTGCAGAGCCCCAACTCATTTCCATTTAAAAGAGGATACTCAACTTGCTTGTGGTTATGAGGGTCTCCAGAGGTACTCCTGGGGAACTGGACTTCATAGTCAcgtgtatgtgtacacatgcacacaggtTGTGTACAACGTGGGACTCTGCATCTGTCTGTTTGATATCACCAAGCTGGAGGATGCCTATGTGTTCCCAGGGGATGGCGCTTCACATACCAAAG TCTCTCTAGGGTTCTTTGATGACATTCTCATTCCCCCAGAGTCACTGCAGCAGCCTGCCAAGTT TGATGAAGCAGAACAGGTGTGGGTGTGGGAGTATGAGACGGAGGAGGGAGCACACGACCTGTACATGGACACTGGTGAGGAGATCCGCTTCCGAGTGGTGGATGAGAGCTTTGTGGACACGTCTCCTACAGGGCCCAGCTCTGCGGAGACCACATCTTCCAGTGAGGAGTTGCCAAAGAAGGAGGCTCCATACACACTTGTGGTGAGAGGTTTTGATGGTGCAGCAGGAATCACTGGGAGGCAGGAGAGCCCAGTGTGCAGTGATGGGCGGCTCCCTGGAAGTTCTGCTATAGGACCTGCTCTCCAGCAGGTCAGGGACCAGGCCCCTCTTGTGTGGTCTTGGCCAGCCACTTCTCCCCAAAATCGAAATCCCTGTTTCTCAAGGCTAGGGCAGCGGAGCCAAAGTTGCCAGGAATATTGGAGAGGTTGGGCAGGATTAGTGCCTTGCCTGCAAGGGTCCATGCTGCACAAGCCACCGGGGCTGCAGGGAAGAAACAAGCCAAGGAGGGAAGAGTGGCCCGGGGGCTGCTCCCTCTGTACATATTTGGAGGCCAGGCCTCATGAACTGTCAGCTTTTCTGGCAGGACTAGACTACAGATGGCTTAGGAGGGTGGGCCTGGGGGTGAGGACCGGTGCTTGA